The Oxalobacteraceae bacterium OTU3CINTB1 genome includes a window with the following:
- the iscA gene encoding iron-sulfur cluster assembly protein IscA: MITLTEKAAKHINRYIERRGKGVGLRFGVRTTGCSGLAYKLEYVDEVAAEDSVFESHGVKVFVDPKSLPYIDGTELDFAREGLNEGFKFHNPNEKDACGCGESFRI; this comes from the coding sequence ATGATCACCCTGACCGAAAAAGCAGCTAAGCACATCAACCGCTACATCGAACGTCGCGGCAAGGGCGTCGGCTTGCGTTTTGGCGTGCGCACCACCGGCTGTTCTGGCCTGGCGTACAAGCTTGAATATGTCGACGAAGTGGCGGCCGAGGACAGCGTCTTCGAATCGCACGGCGTCAAAGTGTTCGTCGATCCGAAAAGCCTGCCGTACATCGACGGCACCGAACTCGATTTCGCGCGCGAGGGGCTGAACGAAGGCTTCAAGTTCCACAACCCGAACGAAAAAGACGCATGCGGTTGCGGCGAAAGCTTCCGCATCTGA
- a CDS encoding efflux RND transporter periplasmic adaptor subunit: MSRLKIDREAKGPAAGLRPTRRRWGRMVLLILAVALVAAVAMNVFGGKPTVEVVAVAQTYPAQNYTLLNATGYVVAQRKAALSSKATGRLEWLGVLEGSQVKKDEVIARLENRDVAAALGQAQANVKVAQANLEQGQAELQDAQSAFQRAAELLNQKFIAASAYDTAQARLNKAKASISGYQAAIAAARANAQAAQVAVDQTVIRAPFDGVILTKSANVGDNITPFSSAADSKGAVVTIADMDTLEVEADVSESNLSKIRVDQPAEILLDAFPELRLAGTVSRMVPTMDRSKATLLVKVRFEERDVRVLPDMSAKVAFLSKAVPPADKLPVTAVQPAAIVTRGGTPSLFVLDADGASVKRVPVTAGRKIGELVEVKGVKPGDKVVLAPDHKLQDGQAVKLAKK, translated from the coding sequence ATTTCCCGTTTGAAAATCGACCGCGAGGCCAAGGGGCCGGCGGCCGGGCTGCGGCCAACGCGCCGGCGCTGGGGCAGGATGGTGCTGCTGATACTGGCCGTGGCGCTGGTGGCCGCCGTCGCCATGAACGTGTTCGGAGGCAAGCCGACCGTGGAGGTGGTCGCAGTCGCGCAAACCTATCCGGCGCAAAACTACACCTTGCTCAACGCAACCGGCTACGTGGTGGCGCAGCGCAAAGCCGCGCTGTCGTCCAAGGCGACCGGGCGGCTGGAGTGGCTGGGCGTGCTGGAAGGCTCGCAGGTGAAAAAGGACGAGGTCATCGCGCGGCTGGAAAACCGCGACGTCGCGGCGGCGCTGGGACAGGCGCAGGCCAATGTCAAGGTGGCGCAGGCCAACCTGGAACAAGGCCAGGCAGAATTGCAGGACGCGCAGTCGGCCTTCCAGCGCGCGGCCGAACTGCTGAACCAGAAATTCATCGCCGCCTCGGCCTACGATACCGCGCAGGCGCGCCTGAACAAGGCCAAGGCCAGCATCTCCGGCTATCAGGCCGCCATCGCGGCGGCGCGCGCCAACGCGCAGGCGGCGCAGGTGGCGGTGGACCAGACGGTGATCCGCGCGCCCTTCGACGGCGTGATCCTGACCAAAAGCGCCAATGTCGGCGACAATATCACGCCCTTCTCCTCCGCCGCCGACAGCAAGGGTGCGGTGGTCACCATCGCCGATATGGACACGCTGGAGGTGGAGGCAGACGTCTCCGAATCGAACCTGAGCAAAATCCGCGTCGACCAGCCGGCGGAAATCCTGCTCGACGCCTTCCCCGAGCTGCGCCTCGCCGGCACCGTCTCGCGCATGGTGCCGACCATGGACCGCAGCAAGGCGACCTTGCTGGTCAAGGTGCGTTTCGAGGAGCGCGATGTGCGCGTGCTGCCGGACATGAGCGCCAAGGTCGCGTTCCTGTCGAAGGCCGTTCCGCCGGCCGACAAACTGCCGGTGACCGCCGTGCAGCCGGCGGCGATTGTGACGCGCGGCGGCACGCCGTCTCTGTTCGTGCTCGACGCCGACGGCGCCAGCGTCAAACGGGTGCCGGTCACCGCAGGGCGCAAGATCGGTGAACTGGTCGAGGTCAAAGGCGTGAAGCCGGGCGACAAGGTCGTGCTGGCGCCGGACCACAAGCTGCAAGACGGCCAGGCCGTCAAGTTGGCGAAGAAATGA
- a CDS encoding ABC transporter permease — protein MYTLRLIVKNSLRHKLRTSLTILGLVVAIFAFGLLQTVIDAWYAGAEGASNTTLVTRNKTSLVFPLPLSYEARIHAVAGVAGVGYANWFQGTYKDPKNFFAQFAISGASYLDIYPDYLLPHDQRAAFLRDRKGALVGRKLADQFGFKVGDVIPLKGTIYPGDWELVVRGIFDGRQSTTNTATLFLHWDYVNESLKKTLPRRANQIGVYVVRIDEPENAAAISAAIDKEFSNSLAETLTETEKAFQLGFVSMSEAIVVAIRVVSFVVIVIIAAVMANTMAMSARERLGEYATLKALGFGPGFLTAMILGESLLLSLFGAVLGIVILFPFAAFLGNVMGTLFPVFEVTRLTVLQQILAALAIGLVAAIAPALRATRVNIVEGLRSIG, from the coding sequence ATGTACACCCTGCGGCTGATCGTCAAAAACTCCCTGCGCCACAAACTGCGCACGTCGTTGACGATACTCGGGCTGGTGGTGGCGATCTTCGCCTTCGGCCTGCTGCAAACGGTCATCGACGCCTGGTACGCCGGGGCGGAAGGCGCCTCCAACACCACGCTGGTCACGCGCAACAAGACGTCGCTGGTGTTTCCGCTGCCGCTGTCGTACGAGGCCCGCATCCACGCGGTTGCCGGCGTGGCCGGGGTGGGCTACGCCAACTGGTTCCAGGGCACCTACAAGGACCCGAAAAACTTCTTCGCGCAGTTTGCCATCTCCGGCGCCAGCTATCTGGATATCTACCCCGACTACCTGCTGCCGCACGACCAGCGCGCGGCATTCCTGCGCGACCGCAAGGGCGCCCTCGTCGGCCGCAAGCTGGCCGACCAATTCGGATTCAAGGTCGGCGATGTCATTCCGCTCAAAGGCACGATTTACCCGGGGGACTGGGAGCTGGTCGTGCGCGGCATCTTCGACGGCAGGCAAAGCACGACCAATACGGCGACCCTGTTCCTGCACTGGGACTACGTCAACGAGTCGCTCAAGAAGACCCTGCCCCGCCGCGCCAACCAGATTGGCGTGTACGTGGTGCGGATCGACGAGCCGGAAAACGCCGCCGCCATCTCGGCGGCGATCGACAAGGAATTCAGCAATTCGCTGGCCGAGACGCTGACCGAGACGGAGAAGGCTTTCCAGCTCGGCTTCGTATCGATGTCGGAGGCGATCGTGGTGGCGATCCGCGTGGTGTCGTTCGTCGTGATCGTGATCATCGCGGCGGTGATGGCCAACACGATGGCCATGAGCGCGCGCGAGCGCCTGGGCGAATACGCCACGCTCAAGGCGCTGGGGTTCGGCCCCGGCTTCCTGACGGCGATGATCCTGGGCGAATCGCTGCTGCTGTCGCTGTTCGGCGCGGTGCTGGGGATCGTCATCCTGTTTCCGTTCGCCGCCTTCCTGGGGAACGTGATGGGTACCCTGTTTCCAGTCTTCGAGGTGACGCGGTTGACGGTGCTCCAGCAGATACTGGCGGCGCTGGCCATCGGCCTGGTCGCGGCCATCGCGCCGGCCTTGCGGGCGACCCGCGTCAACATCGTCGAGGGGCTAAGGAGCATAGGATGA
- a CDS encoding LysR family transcriptional regulator — protein sequence MNPSLRQMRALVALAKTGSFTLAADHLNLTQSALSGQIKELEQMLGVRVVERTTRKTQLSEVGRELTPLFEKMLQDLDRAMADIASRKALKQGIVRIAAPQMLSCTLLPEAIAAYSARYPDVQVRLADSPVEQVSARVFSGEADFGIGPERDANTEIEALPLFDMPFVVVFPPGHALESRERIPWADINDFPFISLQGQFTERLLRDMHVSFRELSLSPYNEVTFMTTALAMVHARLGITVCLPYAEKMVQLYGLRMRQLVDPALTRRFFVYTRNARALSPAAESFVAFLREYIAAHEWNVPLA from the coding sequence ATGAATCCAAGTTTGCGGCAAATGCGGGCACTGGTCGCCCTGGCCAAAACCGGCAGTTTCACGCTGGCGGCGGACCACCTCAACCTGACGCAATCGGCGCTCAGCGGCCAGATCAAGGAGCTCGAGCAGATGCTCGGCGTGCGTGTCGTCGAGCGTACCACGCGCAAGACGCAGTTGTCGGAGGTGGGACGCGAACTGACGCCGTTGTTCGAGAAGATGCTGCAGGATCTGGACCGCGCGATGGCCGACATCGCCAGCCGCAAGGCGCTCAAGCAGGGGATCGTGCGCATCGCCGCGCCGCAGATGCTCTCGTGCACCTTGCTGCCCGAGGCCATCGCCGCCTATTCCGCCCGTTATCCGGACGTGCAGGTGCGGCTGGCCGACAGCCCGGTCGAGCAGGTGTCGGCGCGCGTGTTCAGCGGCGAGGCCGATTTCGGCATCGGCCCGGAGCGCGATGCCAACACCGAGATCGAAGCGCTGCCGCTGTTCGACATGCCCTTCGTGGTGGTGTTTCCGCCCGGGCATGCGCTGGAGTCGCGCGAGCGCATCCCTTGGGCCGACATCAACGATTTTCCCTTCATTTCCTTGCAGGGGCAGTTCACCGAACGGCTGCTGCGCGATATGCATGTGTCGTTTCGCGAGCTGTCGCTCAGCCCCTACAACGAGGTGACCTTCATGACAACCGCGCTGGCAATGGTGCATGCGCGGCTGGGGATTACCGTCTGCCTGCCGTACGCGGAAAAAATGGTGCAGTTGTATGGATTGCGGATGCGTCAGCTGGTCGATCCCGCGCTCACGCGTCGTTTTTTTGTCTATACGCGCAACGCGCGGGCGTTGTCGCCGGCGGCCGAGAGTTTTGTCGCCTTCCTGCGGGAGTACATCGCGGCGCACGAGTGGAACGTTCCGCTCGCTTAA
- a CDS encoding uracil-DNA glycosylase: protein MTIPASILDALSRADASWRPLLIDGLNAMQAATPGYLAQLADDLYLPTEQRLFAAFALPLDKVRYVLVGEGPYPREDSATGVCFMDGAVGSLWSNEEGGGLSKPVNKATSLRNFMKMLLVADGQLALADTGGAAMAAISSLARSGGRTHIQTLPEMQQKLTEQGFLLLNASLVFRSHVPPVKDAKAWLPFFETVMAGLAAASPNKPTMILWGKIAELLKKLPVMKDFPQITAEHPYNLSFIGNPDMHALFQPMGLLKGK from the coding sequence ATGACGATCCCCGCTTCCATTCTCGATGCGCTCTCCCGCGCCGATGCCTCGTGGCGCCCGTTGCTGATCGACGGCCTTAACGCGATGCAGGCCGCCACGCCCGGCTACCTCGCCCAGCTCGCCGACGACCTCTACCTGCCGACCGAACAACGCCTGTTCGCCGCCTTCGCGCTACCGCTCGATAAAGTGCGCTATGTATTAGTGGGGGAGGGACCGTACCCGCGTGAAGACAGCGCGACCGGCGTCTGCTTCATGGACGGCGCCGTCGGCAGCCTGTGGTCGAACGAAGAGGGCGGCGGCTTGTCCAAGCCGGTCAACAAGGCCACCTCGCTGCGCAACTTCATGAAGATGCTGCTGGTGGCCGATGGACAACTTGCGCTAGCCGACACCGGCGGCGCGGCAATGGCGGCGATTTCCAGCCTTGCGCGCAGCGGCGGCCGCACCCATATTCAAACCCTGCCCGAGATGCAGCAAAAGCTGACCGAGCAGGGTTTCCTGCTGCTGAACGCCTCGCTGGTGTTCCGCAGTCACGTGCCGCCGGTCAAGGACGCAAAAGCGTGGCTGCCGTTCTTCGAGACAGTCATGGCCGGCCTGGCGGCCGCGTCGCCGAACAAGCCGACCATGATTCTATGGGGGAAAATCGCGGAGTTGCTTAAAAAATTGCCCGTAATGAAAGATTTCCCGCAGATCACGGCCGAGCACCCGTACAACCTGAGTTTCATCGGCAATCCGGACATGCACGCGCTGTTCCAGCCGATGGGCTTGCTAAAAGGCAAGTAG
- a CDS encoding fumarylacetoacetate hydrolase family protein — MKLATLKDDSRDGRLVVVSRDLSQYQLVPKISATLQHALDHWDLVADRLEAVYNLLNAGDAVDAKPFDQQACHSPLPRAYQWADGSAYINHVELVRKARNAEVPASFYTDPLMYQGGSDSFIGPRDPIYALSEEWGIDLEAEVAVITGDVPMGVGVADAGKAIRLVMLVNDVSLRNLIPNELAKGFGFFQSKAASAFSPVAVTPDELGLDWTDSKLHLPLLVDINSKPFGKPNAGEDMTFSFAQLVAHAAATRELAAGTIIGSGTVSNKQGGLHGSSIDNGGVGYCCLAEVRMYETIETGKPQTGYLKFGDSVRIEMRDAQGASIFGAIEQTVAHYGERRQ; from the coding sequence ATGAAGCTCGCCACATTAAAAGACGACAGCCGCGATGGTCGTCTGGTCGTGGTCAGCCGCGACCTGTCGCAATACCAGCTAGTGCCGAAGATATCGGCCACGCTGCAGCATGCGCTGGATCATTGGGACTTGGTCGCGGACCGGCTGGAGGCGGTGTACAACCTGCTCAACGCCGGCGACGCGGTCGACGCCAAACCGTTCGACCAGCAAGCCTGCCATTCGCCGCTGCCGCGCGCCTATCAATGGGCGGACGGCTCGGCCTACATCAACCACGTTGAGCTGGTGCGCAAGGCGCGCAACGCCGAGGTGCCGGCGTCGTTTTACACCGACCCGCTGATGTACCAGGGCGGCTCGGACAGTTTCATCGGCCCGCGCGATCCGATCTACGCGCTGTCGGAGGAGTGGGGCATCGACCTGGAAGCCGAGGTGGCCGTCATCACCGGCGACGTGCCGATGGGCGTGGGCGTGGCCGATGCCGGCAAGGCGATCCGGCTCGTCATGCTGGTCAACGACGTCTCGCTGCGCAACCTGATCCCCAATGAACTGGCCAAGGGCTTCGGCTTCTTCCAGTCCAAGGCGGCCAGCGCGTTCTCGCCGGTGGCCGTTACGCCGGACGAGTTGGGCCTCGACTGGACCGACAGCAAACTGCATCTGCCGCTGCTGGTCGACATCAACAGCAAGCCGTTCGGCAAACCGAATGCGGGCGAAGACATGACCTTCAGCTTCGCCCAGCTGGTGGCCCACGCCGCCGCCACGCGGGAGCTGGCGGCCGGCACCATCATCGGCTCCGGCACCGTCTCCAACAAGCAGGGCGGCCTACATGGGTCGAGCATCGACAACGGCGGCGTCGGATACTGCTGCCTGGCCGAGGTGCGCATGTACGAAACCATCGAGACCGGCAAGCCGCAAACGGGCTACCTCAAATTCGGCGACAGCGTGCGCATCGAGATGCGGGACGCGCAGGGCGCCAGCATCTTCGGCGCGATCGAGCAGACCGTCGCGCATTATGGGGAGCGTCGCCAATGA
- the maiA gene encoding maleylacetoacetate isomerase, with protein sequence MKLYTYFRSSAAYRVRIALNLKGLAYEAQPVHLLRDGGQHLADAYRAVNPSTLLPTLEDDDGAVVGQSLAILEYLDETRPQTPLLPADPAGRARVRALALTVVADTHPLGNLRVLKYIKGEMGLTEEVKLAWHRHWLRSGLETLEALLAGDARTGVYSHGDTPTLADCCLVPQVFNAQRFEVDTAPFPTVMRINAACAALPAFQQAHPSQQPDAE encoded by the coding sequence ATGAAGCTGTACACCTACTTCCGCAGTTCAGCCGCCTACCGGGTGCGGATCGCGCTCAATCTCAAGGGATTGGCGTACGAGGCGCAGCCGGTGCATCTGCTGCGCGACGGCGGACAGCATCTGGCCGACGCTTATCGCGCGGTCAATCCGTCCACGCTGCTGCCGACGCTGGAGGACGATGACGGCGCCGTCGTCGGCCAGTCGCTGGCGATACTGGAATATCTGGACGAGACGCGGCCGCAAACGCCCTTGCTGCCGGCCGATCCGGCGGGCCGCGCCCGCGTGCGCGCGTTGGCGTTGACGGTGGTGGCCGATACGCACCCGTTGGGGAATCTGCGTGTACTCAAGTACATCAAGGGCGAGATGGGGCTGACCGAGGAGGTCAAGCTGGCGTGGCATCGGCACTGGCTACGCAGCGGACTGGAGACGCTGGAAGCCCTGCTGGCCGGGGATGCGCGCACGGGTGTCTACTCGCACGGCGACACGCCGACGTTGGCAGATTGCTGTCTGGTGCCGCAGGTGTTCAACGCGCAGCGGTTCGAGGTCGATACGGCGCCTTTCCCGACCGTCATGCGCATCAACGCCGCCTGCGCCGCGCTACCCGCGTTCCAGCAAGCGCACCCGTCGCAGCAGCCGGACGCCGAGTAA
- the iscU gene encoding Fe-S cluster assembly scaffold IscU, with amino-acid sequence MAYSEKVLDHYENPRNVGAFEKGDDSVGTGMVGAPACGDVMKLQIKVGADGLIEDAKFKTYGCGSAIASSSLVTEWVKGKTLDQALAIKNTQIAEELALPPVKIHCSILAEDAIKAAVLDYQTKHPVAA; translated from the coding sequence ATGGCTTACTCGGAAAAAGTGTTGGACCACTACGAAAACCCACGCAACGTCGGCGCCTTCGAAAAGGGCGATGACAGCGTTGGCACCGGCATGGTCGGCGCGCCGGCCTGCGGCGACGTCATGAAACTGCAAATCAAGGTTGGCGCCGATGGCCTGATCGAAGACGCGAAATTCAAAACCTACGGCTGCGGTTCGGCCATCGCATCGAGCTCGCTGGTGACCGAATGGGTCAAGGGCAAAACGCTGGATCAGGCGCTGGCCATCAAGAACACCCAGATCGCCGAAGAACTGGCGCTGCCACCGGTGAAGATCCACTGCTCGATCCTGGCGGAAGACGCGATCAAGGCAGCGGTTCTGGACTACCAGACCAAGCATCCAGTCGCGGCCTGA
- a CDS encoding ABC transporter permease: MKIPLFYVARNLWARRLTTALTAVGLALVVFVFATVLMLDEGLRNTLVTTGEYDNVVLIRRSADTEVQSSVERAQASIVSSHPFIALGADGRPLLSRETVVLISLNKRGSAKPSNVIIRGIGERGLALRPQVRLTAGRMFRPGASEIIAGASIARRFSGAGIGETLRFGQREWTVVGLFDAGNSGFDSEVWGDADQLMPAFRRVAYSAVVLRLAGTSLFDGFRKDIEGDQRLTLDAKREQTFYADQSKALSTFISVLGLILSVIFSIGAMIGATITMYASVANRVGEIGTLRALGFQRRSILAAFLAESMLLAVVGGVLGLGCASLMQFISFSTTNFQSFSELAFGFRLTADIVVKTLVFSLVMGFIGGVLPALRAARMKIVDALRAA; the protein is encoded by the coding sequence ATGAAGATTCCCCTCTTCTACGTCGCCCGCAACCTGTGGGCGCGCCGCCTGACCACGGCGCTGACGGCCGTCGGACTGGCGCTGGTGGTGTTCGTGTTCGCGACGGTGCTGATGCTCGACGAAGGCTTGCGCAACACGCTGGTGACCACCGGCGAGTACGACAACGTGGTGCTGATACGGCGCAGCGCCGACACCGAGGTGCAGAGCAGCGTCGAACGGGCGCAGGCCAGCATCGTCTCGAGCCACCCTTTCATCGCGCTGGGCGCCGACGGCCGGCCGTTGCTGTCGCGCGAGACGGTGGTGCTCATCTCGCTCAACAAACGGGGTTCTGCCAAGCCGTCCAACGTCATCATCCGCGGCATCGGCGAGCGCGGACTGGCGCTGCGGCCGCAAGTGAGGCTGACGGCCGGGCGCATGTTCCGGCCCGGCGCGTCCGAGATCATCGCCGGGGCCAGCATCGCCCGGCGCTTCTCCGGCGCCGGCATCGGCGAGACGCTGCGCTTCGGGCAGCGCGAATGGACGGTCGTGGGATTGTTCGACGCCGGGAACAGCGGCTTCGATTCGGAGGTATGGGGCGACGCCGATCAGCTGATGCCGGCGTTCCGGCGGGTGGCCTATTCGGCGGTCGTGCTGCGCCTGGCCGGCACGTCGCTATTCGACGGTTTCAGGAAGGATATCGAGGGCGATCAACGCCTGACCCTTGACGCCAAGCGCGAGCAGACTTTTTATGCGGACCAGTCGAAGGCGCTGTCGACCTTCATCAGCGTGCTGGGCTTGATCTTGTCGGTGATCTTTTCGATCGGGGCGATGATCGGGGCGACGATCACGATGTATGCGTCGGTCGCCAACCGGGTGGGTGAAATCGGCACGCTGAGGGCATTGGGATTTCAGCGGCGGAGTATTCTCGCGGCGTTTTTGGCGGAGTCGATGCTGCTGGCGGTGGTGGGCGGCGTGCTGGGGCTGGGGTGCGCGTCGCTGATGCAGTTTATCTCTTTCTCGACCACGAACTTTCAGTCGTTCTCCGAGTTGGCGTTCGGGTTCAGGCTGACGGCCGATATCGTCGTCAAGACGCTGGTGTTTTCGCTCGTGATGGGGTTTATCGGCGGCGTGCTGCCGGCGCTGCGCGCGGCGCGCATGAAGATTGTCGATGCATTGCGCGCCGCTTGA
- the iscR gene encoding Fe-S cluster assembly transcriptional regulator IscR, producing the protein MRLTTKGRFAVTAMIDLALRQGKGPVTLSGISQRQAISLSYLEQLFGKLRRHEIVESIRGPGGGYSLARRADKVTVADIIIAVDEPLDATQCGGKENCHGADAASGVRCMTHELWATLNEKMVDYLDSVSLQDLVDQQKQKNAEQNVVVMVRNHAALG; encoded by the coding sequence ATGCGTCTGACCACCAAAGGCCGTTTTGCTGTGACTGCGATGATCGATCTGGCTTTGCGCCAAGGCAAAGGCCCGGTCACGCTCTCAGGCATCAGCCAGCGTCAGGCGATCTCGCTGTCCTATCTGGAACAGCTGTTCGGCAAATTGCGCCGCCACGAGATCGTCGAATCGATCCGCGGTCCGGGCGGCGGCTACAGCTTGGCGCGCCGGGCCGACAAGGTCACGGTGGCCGACATCATCATCGCCGTCGACGAGCCGCTGGACGCGACCCAATGCGGCGGCAAGGAAAATTGCCACGGCGCCGACGCCGCCAGCGGCGTGCGCTGCATGACCCACGAACTGTGGGCCACGCTGAACGAAAAGATGGTTGATTATCTGGATTCCGTTTCGCTGCAGGATCTGGTCGATCAACAGAAGCAAAAGAATGCTGAACAAAACGTGGTCGTGATGGTCCGTAACCACGCCGCGCTGGGCTAA
- a CDS encoding ABC transporter ATP-binding protein codes for MSEPLVLIEHLVKSYRRGDQVVEVLRDISLAIPAGAFTALMGPSGSGKSTLLNLIAGIDKPDSGVLRIAGLDIAGMGETALAAWRAANVGFIFQFYNLMPVLTAFENVELPLLLTPLSRRERRERVALTLEMVNLADRMDHTPNELSGGQQQRVAIARAIVSDPTLIVADEPTGDLDRHSATEILSLLQQLNQQLGKTIIMVTHDAHAAAQARNLVHLEKGELLADEPQRA; via the coding sequence ATGAGCGAGCCGCTGGTATTGATCGAACATCTGGTCAAGTCCTATCGCCGTGGCGACCAGGTGGTGGAGGTGCTGCGCGATATCAGCCTGGCGATACCGGCCGGCGCCTTCACCGCGCTGATGGGGCCTTCCGGCTCCGGCAAAAGCACGCTGCTCAATCTGATCGCCGGCATCGACAAGCCGGATAGCGGCGTGCTGCGCATCGCCGGTCTCGATATCGCCGGCATGGGCGAGACGGCGCTGGCCGCCTGGCGCGCCGCCAACGTCGGCTTCATCTTCCAGTTCTATAACCTGATGCCGGTGCTGACCGCGTTCGAGAACGTCGAACTGCCGCTGCTGCTGACGCCCTTGTCGCGGCGCGAGCGGCGCGAAAGAGTGGCGCTGACCTTGGAGATGGTCAACCTGGCCGACCGCATGGACCACACGCCGAACGAGCTGTCCGGCGGCCAGCAGCAGCGCGTGGCGATTGCCCGCGCCATCGTCAGCGATCCCACCTTGATCGTGGCCGACGAGCCGACCGGCGACCTTGACCGCCACTCGGCCACCGAGATCCTGTCGTTGCTCCAGCAACTGAACCAGCAACTGGGGAAAACCATCATCATGGTCACGCACGACGCGCACGCGGCGGCGCAGGCCCGCAACCTGGTACACCTTGAAAAAGGCGAACTGCTCGCCGACGAACCACAGCGCGCATGA
- a CDS encoding IscS subfamily cysteine desulfurase codes for MNAPEKNLAAVKFQTAPHFPIYMDYSATTPIDPRVADAMIPYLREQFGNPASRSHMYGWTAEKAVEEARGHVAALVNADPREIIWTSGATESNNLAIKGAAQFYKTKGKHIITVKTEHKAVLDTVRELERVGFEATYLEPQDNGLITIEQLTAAIRPDTILVSVMLVNNEIGVIQPIDEIGTLCRSKGIIFHCDAAQATGKVVIDLQKTKVDLMTFTAHKTYGPKGIGALYVCRKPRVRIEAQMHGGGHERGLRSGTLPTHQIVGMGEAFRLAKVEMDSEIARIKSLRDRLANGLQEIEETYINGDMEHRVPHNLNVSFNYVEGESLIMAVKDLAVSSGSACTSASLEPSYVLRALGRSDELAHSSIRFTIGRFTTEEDIDFAIDLMKSKVHKLRELSPLWDMFKEGIDISSIQWAAH; via the coding sequence ATGAACGCCCCAGAAAAAAACCTCGCCGCAGTAAAGTTCCAGACCGCCCCGCATTTCCCGATCTACATGGACTACTCGGCCACCACGCCGATCGATCCGCGCGTCGCCGACGCCATGATTCCCTACCTGCGCGAGCAGTTCGGCAATCCGGCCTCGCGCAGCCACATGTACGGCTGGACGGCTGAGAAGGCGGTCGAAGAGGCGCGCGGCCACGTCGCCGCCCTGGTCAACGCCGACCCGCGCGAAATCATCTGGACCTCCGGCGCCACCGAGTCCAACAACCTCGCCATCAAGGGCGCGGCGCAGTTCTACAAGACCAAGGGCAAGCACATCATCACCGTCAAGACCGAGCACAAGGCGGTGCTGGACACGGTGCGCGAGCTGGAACGCGTCGGCTTCGAGGCGACCTACCTGGAGCCGCAAGATAACGGCCTGATCACCATCGAGCAGCTGACCGCCGCGATCCGCCCGGACACGATTCTTGTCTCGGTCATGCTGGTCAACAACGAAATCGGCGTGATCCAGCCGATCGACGAAATCGGTACCCTGTGCCGCTCGAAGGGCATCATCTTCCACTGCGACGCCGCCCAGGCGACCGGCAAGGTGGTTATCGACCTGCAAAAAACCAAGGTCGACCTGATGACCTTCACCGCCCACAAGACCTACGGTCCCAAAGGCATCGGCGCGCTGTACGTCTGCCGCAAGCCGCGCGTGCGCATCGAAGCGCAAATGCACGGCGGCGGTCACGAGCGCGGCCTGCGTTCGGGCACCTTGCCGACCCACCAGATCGTCGGCATGGGCGAAGCGTTCCGCCTGGCCAAGGTCGAGATGGACAGCGAAATCGCGCGCATCAAGTCGCTGCGCGACCGCCTGGCCAACGGCCTGCAAGAGATCGAAGAGACCTACATCAACGGCGACATGGAGCACCGCGTGCCGCACAACCTCAACGTCAGCTTCAACTACGTCGAGGGCGAATCGCTGATCATGGCCGTCAAGGACCTGGCCGTGTCGTCGGGTTCCGCTTGCACCTCGGCCTCGCTGGAGCCGTCGTACGTGTTGCGCGCTTTGGGCCGCAGCGACGAGCTGGCGCACAGCTCCATCCGTTTCACCATCGGCCGTTTCACGACGGAAGAGGATATCGACTTCGCCATCGACCTGATGAAGTCCAAGGTACACAAACTGCGTGAACTGTCGCCGCTGTGGGACATGTTCAAAGAAGGCATCGACATCAGCTCGATCCAATGGGCAGCCCACTAA